The following coding sequences are from one Ammospiza nelsoni isolate bAmmNel1 chromosome 5, bAmmNel1.pri, whole genome shotgun sequence window:
- the LOC132073620 gene encoding arg8-vasotocin receptor-like: MKNFSFPVQDNTHQTESPPPHRFLSLTNQSDPIGRPERDEQLAQVEIAVLGVIFLTASVGNFILILVLWRRRKKLSRMYVFMLHLSIADLVVAFFQVLPQLIWDITDVFIGPDFLCRIIKYLQLLGMFASTYMIVVMTVDRYQAVCYPMVTFQKKRALWNIPICSSWSIALILSLPQVFIFSKTEISPGVFECWGEFIQPWGPRAYVTWIFVVIFFIPSAILITCQVKICKIIRRNINVKKQNEREATNQNQVLPSRASSVNCISKAMIKTVKMTVVTVVAYVLCWSPFFIAQLWSVWFPSILTEGSAFTIIMLLGNLNSCANPWIYMYFCGQIPHCTSKQLENTSAQEESVFTGSIHLADRDPEENSTSA; this comes from the exons ATGaagaatttttcatttcctgtgcAGGATAACACACATCAGACCGAGAGTCCTCCTCCTCACAGATTCCTGAGTTTGACAAATCAGTCAGATCCTATTGGAAGACCAGAAAGAGACGAGCAATTAGCTCAAGTAGagattgctgtgctgggggtCATATTTCTGACAGCGTCTGTGGGCAATTTCATTCTCATTCTCGTGCTGTGGCgaagaagaaagaagctgtcTAGGATGTATGTGTTCATGCTTCACCTCAGCATTGCTGATTTAGTGGTAGCCTTTTTCCAAGTGCTGCCTCAGCTCATTTGGGATATTACAGATGTTTTCATAGGGCCAGATTTCTTGTGCAGAATTATCAAGTATCTACAATTGCTGGGCATGTTTGCCTCTACTTATATGATAGTGGTCATGACAGTGGACAGATATCAAGCTGTTTGCTACCCTATGGTCACTTTCCAAAAGAAGAGAGCTCTCTGGAACATCCCCATTTGCAGCAGCTGGTCTATAGCACTGATTCTTAGCCTACCACAGGTATTTATCTTTTCTAAGACTGAAATATCTCCAGGTGTCTTTGAATGTTGGGGTGAATTTATTCAGCCCTGGGGGCCGAGGGCATACGTGACTTGGATTTTTGTAGTTATATTCTTCATTCCCTCAGCAATCCTTATCACATGCCAGGTCAAGATTTGCAAAATAATCAGAAGAAATATAAACGTGAAAAAACAGAATGAACGTGAAGCAACAAATCAGAATCAAGTCCTGCCATCCCGAGCAAGCAGTGTGAACTGTATTTCAAAGGCTATGATCAAGACAGTAAAAATGACAGTGGTGACAGTTGTTGCCTATGTTCTGTGTTGGTCACCTTTCTTCATTGCCCAGCTGTGGTCTGTGTGGTTCCCCAGCATCCTGACCGAAG GTTCAGCATTCACCATTATAATGCTCCTTGGCAATCTAAATAGTTGTGCCAACCCATGGATTTACATGTATTTCTGTGGCCAGATTCCACATTGCACAAGCAAGCAGCTGGAGAATACCTCGGCTCAAGAGGAATCCGTGTTCACGGGGAGCATTCATCTCGCAGACAGAGACCCTGAGGAGAACAGTACCTCTGCATAA